A region of Burkholderia lata DNA encodes the following proteins:
- a CDS encoding LysR substrate-binding domain-containing protein has protein sequence MNPPLDTSLLHTFVAIADVRSFTGAGRRLNLSQSAVSAQIVRLEEQVGRALLVRNTRSVSLTEHGQMLLGYARAMLNLSDEARTRLGTGNAVDVTLRIGASEDFAGGWLPDVMRRHGVARRGLRLNLTVDVGDSLFRRHANGEFDLVIGSLCAHTGQGATLWREPLVWAFARHEPLPEGDVPLACFPDPCPYRGAAIKALALAGMPYRIACESPSVTGIRTIARAGIAIAPLPRSAIDDTLRELGMSEGLPALPEMEFVMMHDAGMPAAVEFAATIVDETAMRNGAGTRSRP, from the coding sequence ATGAACCCGCCCCTCGACACGTCGCTGCTGCATACGTTTGTCGCCATCGCCGACGTGCGGAGCTTTACCGGCGCAGGTCGCAGGCTGAATCTCAGCCAATCCGCGGTCAGCGCCCAGATCGTTCGTCTCGAGGAACAGGTCGGCCGGGCGCTGCTCGTGCGCAATACGCGCAGCGTATCGCTCACCGAGCATGGCCAGATGCTGCTCGGCTATGCGCGCGCGATGCTCAATCTGAGCGACGAAGCGAGGACTCGGCTGGGCACCGGCAACGCAGTCGATGTCACGCTGCGTATCGGCGCTTCGGAGGATTTTGCGGGAGGCTGGCTTCCCGACGTGATGCGCCGCCATGGCGTCGCGCGGCGCGGCTTGCGGCTGAACCTGACGGTCGACGTCGGCGACAGCCTGTTTCGACGGCACGCCAACGGCGAATTCGATCTCGTGATCGGCAGCCTGTGCGCGCACACGGGCCAGGGCGCGACGTTGTGGCGAGAGCCGCTCGTCTGGGCGTTTGCGCGCCATGAGCCGCTGCCGGAAGGCGATGTGCCGCTCGCGTGCTTCCCCGATCCGTGCCCGTACCGGGGCGCTGCCATCAAGGCGCTCGCACTCGCCGGCATGCCCTATCGCATTGCCTGCGAAAGCCCGAGCGTCACGGGCATCCGGACGATTGCACGCGCCGGCATCGCAATCGCGCCGCTGCCGCGCAGCGCGATCGACGACACGCTCCGGGAGCTGGGCATGTCCGAAGGCTTGCCGGCGCTGCCTGAAATGGAATTCGTGATGATGCACGACGCAGGAATGCCGGCCGCCGTCGAATTCGCCGCGACGATTGTCGATGAAACCGCCATGCGCAACGGGGCCGGCACGCGTAGCAGGCCTTAG